The Syntrophorhabdales bacterium genome segment GGCGTCTCAATCCACTTCCCTTCCTCCCAGTGCCTGACCGTTTGCGCTACCTCCCGGATATTGATTTCGGGGTTGAAGTTTGTGGCAAAGGCATGCCCGTGGGAACCGGCATTGCAGTCGAGTATATCCAGGTACTCTATCTCGTCAAAGAGATGCTTCTGTGCATGCGCAGCAAAAACATTCGTCACGCCCGGATCGAACCCGGAGCCAAGGACTGCCATGATCCCCTTCTGCCGGAACTTCTCCTGATACGCCCACTGCCAGCTGTATTCGAAATGGGCCTCGTCCGGAGGCTCATAATTGGCCGTGTCAATATAGTGGACTCCCGTTTCCAGGCAGGCGTCCATAATATGCAGGTCTTGGTAAGGAAGTGCGAGATTAAGCACAACGTCCGGATGGAATCCGTCTATTACAGCAGTGAGTTCTGAAACATTGTCAGCATCCGCCCTCGTTGCCTGAATCTCCCTGCCGTACCTCCGTCCGATATCTTTCTTGATATTCTCGCATTTAGAAAGCGTTCTGCTTGCCACCGCTATATCGGTGAAGACTTCGGGCAGCTGGGCACACTTGTGCGCTGCAACAGTGGCCACACCACCTGCCCCGATTATCAGTATTCTCCCGCTCTTTTTCGCAACGTTCATGCAATTCTCCCTGTCGGCAGATTACACCTCTTTTGTTCAATCCAGGAGCATGATCATCTCTCTTGCAACTTTCGAGGCACAGACGGAAGACACAAAGCTTGTGTCGTAATCAGGGGCCAATTCCACTATGTCAGCGCCGACGATGTTCATGCCCATCAATACCGAAAAATATTCCATGACTTCGTTAAACATGAGGCCGCCCGGCTCCGGCGTTGTCACCCCGGAAACCAGAGAGGGGTCAAAGACATCCATGTCGAAGCTCACATACACGGGCACACCCCGGCTCAGACGAGCCTCCAGGGACGCCGGACAATCGATCAAAAGAAGTTCTTCAAATTCCTGTCTCGTCCCGGACCGTATGCCGATGTGAAGCATCTCTACTCCTAGCTCCTTAACTCTCTTCATTACTGTCGCATGAGAGAGCCTCTGCCCTTCATACTCATCCCTCAGGTCACAATGGGCATCAAAGTGCACAACCTGTAATTCCCCAAAATGTTTCCTGATCGCCTTTATTACGGGATAGGTGGCGAGATGTTCGCCGCCGAACAGCAAGAGCTTCCGGCCATTTCTTATAACTTCAGCCGCGCTATTTTCTATACGTTCAAGAGACCCCGTCAGGTCTCCCGCACTAAGCTCAAGATTTCCTGCATCATGAAAGACGATCTCATCCAAATCTCTTTTGAGATACGGACTGTATGTTTCGAGTGTCCATGACGCCTTCCTGATGCTGTCCGGAGCGAACTTTGTTCCACCCCGGAAAGAAGAGGTGACATCCAGCGGGCAGCCCAGCAGTACGATACGGGCACGTTCCGCATCTGTCCTGGAACTCATATACGTGCTGTTGAGTATGCCCTTCATAAACGAGTTTCTCTGAGAATTATCGATGGAACGAAAGCTGCAGCGCAGGTATTCTCATAGTCGGCCCGATCGAGGGCGCGACGCGCGCTTCCTTAAAGGATCAGTTGCTCACGTCTATCCCTGCGACGCCCGCACGCGGGCACCCGGCCTCCCCTTCTCGCTCGCCGTGCTCACTAGACAGATTTCCACGAACGACGAGACTGCGGTGGAAATATACGAATCTGCTCATTACAGCAAACCAGAACTCCTGCACAGCGTGAGCAT includes the following:
- a CDS encoding saccharopine dehydrogenase NADP-binding domain-containing protein; the protein is MNVAKKSGRILIIGAGGVATVAAHKCAQLPEVFTDIAVASRTLSKCENIKKDIGRRYGREIQATRADADNVSELTAVIDGFHPDVVLNLALPYQDLHIMDACLETGVHYIDTANYEPPDEAHFEYSWQWAYQEKFRQKGIMAVLGSGFDPGVTNVFAAHAQKHLFDEIEYLDILDCNAGSHGHAFATNFNPEINIREVAQTVRHWEEGKWIETP
- the speB gene encoding agmatinase → MKGILNSTYMSSRTDAERARIVLLGCPLDVTSSFRGGTKFAPDSIRKASWTLETYSPYLKRDLDEIVFHDAGNLELSAGDLTGSLERIENSAAEVIRNGRKLLLFGGEHLATYPVIKAIRKHFGELQVVHFDAHCDLRDEYEGQRLSHATVMKRVKELGVEMLHIGIRSGTRQEFEELLLIDCPASLEARLSRGVPVYVSFDMDVFDPSLVSGVTTPEPGGLMFNEVMEYFSVLMGMNIVGADIVELAPDYDTSFVSSVCASKVAREMIMLLD